A region of the Anaerolineae bacterium genome:
CCAGCCTATACGGCTACTTCGTCACCTGGCCCCGCCACCCGGAAGTGCGCGAAATCTACCGGGCAGACTTAGCCGACGTTGCCGGGTACCTGGCCCAATCGAACTGGACCGGCGAGGTGATGCTGAGTGTGGAGTACGCTGCCGACCTGGACCGCCTTAGCTTCGAGTACCTGGGCTTCACCGACACGCGGCCCAGGTACTTCGACGGCAGCCACACGCTGATCATTCCCGACGGGCCGGCCTTGATCCTGGTGCCCCGCCTCAGGCCCATAGCCCCGGCGCTGGTCCCGGTGCTGCAAGGGACGGCCCAATTGGTGGCGCAGGAGCCGAGGTTCGATGCCTGGCTGGTGCCCGGCGCGAACCGTGACTCCGGGCACCTCGCGTCTTCGCTCGCCTCTGAGCTGGCCCGGACCGAGCTCCCGGCGGAGGTTGAGGGGCCCTGGCCCGGGCCGGTGCTCAGGATCCGGGGAGTGGCAGTGCCCGGTGAGGTAGTGGCAGGAGAGGCACTGGAAGCCGTGGTCCGCTTCGAGGTGCCCGTGCCGGCGCCTGGCGGCCGGAGCATCAAGCTCTTCGGTCACCTGCGTGACCAGGCCGGATTCCTCTGGAGCCAGGCTGACGCCTTGACCTACCCTACCAGCGACTGGCGGGTGGGAGACGAGGTCTATCAGGTGCTCTCGCTGCCGATCCCGAGCGACATGCCGGGCAGCACCGTCCATCTGGAGGTAGGGGTATACGAGGACGCCGGTGGACCCTTCCAGCTGTTGCTGGGCGCGGAGCGGTTGCCGTTCACCCGACTGACGGCGGGGCACAGCCTCGTCGTGAGCGGGGGAGGGGCAGGCCCGGACGAGGTGAGGACAGAGATGGCTTCGGGCTTGGTCCTCGGGCACAGCCATCTGGCCGGGAGCTCGGTCGTATCCCGTATCCTCCGGCCGGGGGGGGACGCAGAGGTCTGGTTGTGGTGGGAGGGAGAGCCGGACGTCTCTTCCGGTTGGGCCCTTCGGCGCCAGGGGGAGGAGGTGCCGCTTCGGGAAGTGGCGCGTAGCGCATCCGGCAGCGCCCAGCCCGGCAGGCTGATGCGCGATCGAAGGAGGCTTGCTGTGCCCCCGGAGGCCGCCAGGGGCGAGTGGGAGCTGGTCCTGCGCGCCGGGCCCAACCTCCAAAGCGAGACGTCCCTGGGACCGGTCTTCGTCGCCGGAGTGGAGCGGGACTTCAGCGTCCCGGTGCCGGCAGTGCCCGCGGACGTCGAGTTCGAGGGACTGGCCCAGCTGACCGGTCTGGCGCAGCCCATAGAGAGGGTGCGCCGAGGCGACTCCCTGTCGGTCGAGCTTCTGTGGCGGTGCCTGCGAGCGTTCGAGCGGGACCATACTGTGTTCGTGCACTTGGTCAGCGCCGAGGGCCGAACGGTGGCGGGGCACGATGGGCCGCCGGGAGGAGGAACTCGGCCGACGCGGAGCTGGCTCCCTAACGAGACCGTGCACGATCCGCACGTGCTGCACGTCCCTCCGGACATGGCTGCGGGGACCTACTACCTGGTGGCTGGGCTCTATCTAGCTGACGTCCCCGGCTATCCTAGGCTGGGCGTGTCCCGCGCCGGAACGGCGGCGGGGAGCGACTCTGCCATCATAGCTGCAGTCGAGGTTGTGGAATGAGTGAGCGGTCGGCGATTCCGCTGGAACAGGGCTTCCTGGGTAGTCGCGTGATGATCACCGGCGGTCTGGGGTTCATTGGGAGCAACCTGGCGGCGGCCCTGGTGGACTTAGGGGCCGAGGTGCTGCTGGTGGACTCGCTCATCTCGCGGTACGGGGGCAACCTGTACAACATCGAGCCGGTGAGCTCCCGAGTTCGGGTGAACATCGCCGACGTCAGGGACGAGCACAGCATGAACTACCTGGTCCAGGGGCAGGACTACATCTTCAACCTGGCGGGGCAGGTGAGCCACCTGGACTCGATGGAGGATCCCTACACCGATCTGGAGATCAATTGCCGCAGCCAACTCTCCATTCTGGAGGCCTGCCGCAAGCATAACCCCAGCGTCAAGGTGGTCTATGCCGGAACGCGGCAGCAGTACGGGAGGCCGGACTACCTGCCGGTGGACGAGCGCCATCTGATGCATCCCACCGACGTGAACGGGGTGAACAAGATGGCGGGTGAGTGGTACCACATTATCTACAACAACGTGTATGGCATTCGGGCCTGCAGCCTGCGACTGACCAATACGTTCGGCCCCCGGATGCGGATCAAGGATGCCCGGCAGACCTTCCTAGGGTGGTGGTTGCGGCTGCTGCTGGAGGGGCGCGAGATTGAGGTCTATGGTGACGGCCTGCAATTGCGGGACTTCAACTTCGTGGACGACGTGGTGCGCGCCTTCCTGCTCGCAGCACTGCGAGAGGAGGCCAATGGTCAGGTCTACAACCTGGGATCGCCGGAGCCAATATCACTTCGTGATCTGGCAGCTCTACTAGTTGAGGTACACGGGAGCGGTACCTGGCGACTGGTGCCTTGGCCCGAAGAACGCCGGGCCATTGACATCGGCTCCTACTACGGAGACTATACCAAGGCCCGGCAGTCTCTGGGCTGGGAGCCCAAGGTCAGTCTGGCTGAGGGGCTCAAGCGCACCATCGCTTACTTTGGGGCCAATCTGGAGCACTACTTGTGATAACTACCCGCCGATGGCCTCTGCCCCTCGCGCCATCGCCATCGGGGAGCCGAGCGGAGTCTAGGAGGCTATGCTAGCGACGGACCGGGGCAGTTGGGAGGCAACTGCATGAAGATCGTCACAGTGGAAGAGATGCGGCGCCTGGAGCAGCAGGCGGACGCGTCCGGGAATACGTTCGCCCAGATGATGGAGACCGCCGGCTTGCGGGCAGCGATGGTGGCCATGGATGTGTGTGAAGGTGCGGTGCACCCAGCCGTCGTGCTCGCAGGCCCGGGCAACAACGGGGGTGACGGCTTGGTCGTGGCCCGGCATCTGGCGACCGCCGGTGGCAGCGTGTACGTGCATCTGGCCCAGGAGAGGGATGCGAACGACCCGGTATGGCAGCCGCTTCAGAAGCTTGGCGTGGCCTACGCCGTTGGCGACGGGCCGGAGGCGCTGCAGACGCTGCGTGCACGCCTGGACGAGGCCGCGCTGGTGGTGGATGCCCTTTTGGGCACGGGAGCCCGGCCACCGGTTCGGGGCGCGATCGCATCCATACTGGAGCAGCTCCGTCAGTCGCTCCGTGCCCGTACGGAACGCCGTCCCGCCCTCCTGTCCGTTACGGCGCCGGGTTGCCTCGAGCCCGCTCCGCTGGTGGTGGCAGTGGACGTGCCCTCGGGCCTGGATGGCGACACCGGCGAAGTGGACGAGCTGACGCCCCGGGCCGACATCACCATCACCATGGGCCTGCCCAAGCGCGGCCTCTTCCACTTCCCCGGGGCGGAGCGAGTGGGCCAACTGGTGGTGGCGGACATCGGCCTGCCGTCGGCGCCTGCAGAACCGGGAGAGCCTGAGCTCCTCACTCCTGACCTGGTGCGCTCTCTGCTCCCGGCCCGGCCCCGCGATGGCCATAAGGGCACGTTCGGGTCGGTCCTAGTGGTGGCCGGATCCGCCAACTACACCGGGGCGGCGCTTCTTACAGCCGGCGGAGCGGCCAGGACAGGCTGCGGCCTGGTCACACTGGCGGGTGTGGGGCAGGTGCTGTCCGGCGCCGATGCCGTGGTGCCCGAAGCGACGCGCCTGTACCTGCCCGGGGAGATGGGAGTCATCGAGGAGAGCGCGGTTGGAGTCTTGCGCAAGGAGTGGGGGCGCTACCAGGCCATCGTGCTGGGGCCGGGCCTGACTACGGAACGTCCCGCCCACCAGTTCTTGACTCGCCTTCTGGAGGGCGCCGGAGGGGCGGCCCGCCGAGCGATCGGGTTCGTGCGCTCCGGCGCGGCTGCCGAGGGGCAGCAGGAGCCGGAGGGCCATCTGCCGCCCTGCGTCTTCGATGCTGACGCCCTCAACCTCCTGGCGGAGGAGCGCGGCCTCCTGGAACATCTGCCTAAAGACAGCATACTCACGCCCCACCCGGGGGAGATGGCGCGGCTGCTGCAGACAGACGTCGGCCAGGTCCAGGCCGACCGGACCGGAACGGCTATGGAGGCCGCCCGCAGGTGGCAAGTGGTGGTGGTGCTGAAGGGGGCGTTCACCGTGGTGGCCGCACCGGACGGCATGGTGTGTCTAGCGCCATTTGCCAACCCGGCGCTGGCTAGCGGCGGGACCGGGGACGTGCTCGCGGGCGCCGTGGGGGCCATGCTGGCTCAAGGCCTGAAGCCCTACGATGCTGCCAGGGTGGCGATCTTCCTGCACGGGCTGGCCGGGGAGTTCGCTGCCGCCGACATGGGTCGGTCGGGCGTCGTCGCCGGCGACCTTCTGACCTACCTTCCGCGCGCTCTATCATCGCTAATGCCCTGAGGTGACCTCATGACCGAGGATGTTCGGGCCTTGCTGGCCCGCGTGGACCAGGACT
Encoded here:
- a CDS encoding NAD-dependent epimerase/dehydratase family protein encodes the protein MPLEQGFLGSRVMITGGLGFIGSNLAAALVDLGAEVLLVDSLISRYGGNLYNIEPVSSRVRVNIADVRDEHSMNYLVQGQDYIFNLAGQVSHLDSMEDPYTDLEINCRSQLSILEACRKHNPSVKVVYAGTRQQYGRPDYLPVDERHLMHPTDVNGVNKMAGEWYHIIYNNVYGIRACSLRLTNTFGPRMRIKDARQTFLGWWLRLLLEGREIEVYGDGLQLRDFNFVDDVVRAFLLAALREEANGQVYNLGSPEPISLRDLAALLVEVHGSGTWRLVPWPEERRAIDIGSYYGDYTKARQSLGWEPKVSLAEGLKRTIAYFGANLEHYL
- a CDS encoding NAD(P)H-hydrate dehydratase, with product MKIVTVEEMRRLEQQADASGNTFAQMMETAGLRAAMVAMDVCEGAVHPAVVLAGPGNNGGDGLVVARHLATAGGSVYVHLAQERDANDPVWQPLQKLGVAYAVGDGPEALQTLRARLDEAALVVDALLGTGARPPVRGAIASILEQLRQSLRARTERRPALLSVTAPGCLEPAPLVVAVDVPSGLDGDTGEVDELTPRADITITMGLPKRGLFHFPGAERVGQLVVADIGLPSAPAEPGEPELLTPDLVRSLLPARPRDGHKGTFGSVLVVAGSANYTGAALLTAGGAARTGCGLVTLAGVGQVLSGADAVVPEATRLYLPGEMGVIEESAVGVLRKEWGRYQAIVLGPGLTTERPAHQFLTRLLEGAGGAARRAIGFVRSGAAAEGQQEPEGHLPPCVFDADALNLLAEERGLLEHLPKDSILTPHPGEMARLLQTDVGQVQADRTGTAMEAARRWQVVVVLKGAFTVVAAPDGMVCLAPFANPALASGGTGDVLAGAVGAMLAQGLKPYDAARVAIFLHGLAGEFAAADMGRSGVVAGDLLTYLPRALSSLMP